GTAAAACAGTCTTTACTGAAGCCCATAGACATCAGACCAGATACACATAGCATGAATCTTCAGTCTCTGGGATGACAATCTTTGGACCCAACTAGTTGGTCACAAAGTGGTATCTGGAATCCACAAAGCTCTCAACATCCCAGAGGAAGGATCCAAAAGTAACGGCCTCCAGGATCAGCCTTCTCAACCCTGCGAAACTTATCCTAATATGTTCATCCTTGGAAGAATCAACTGTGCCTTCAGGTGTGATCACAATCTCTGGTTTCCCAAATAGCGCCTCTGTGTGCTTTTCGACGATGCCAAAGGCTTCCTTTGACCTAATTGTTGCATACCTCTGTAATGTGTCTGAATCAAATGACATGACATATGATCTAAGGCGGCATGGCTTGACAGCTTGGCTAGGGCCCCCTGTGTTGACGTTAGGGAACGTCCATGAGGCCATCTCTGGGTGAGAGCTAGAAGTCTGAGCGGAAGGCCTTGAGTCGGTCGTCATAACTTGAGTCAAGGCATCATCCTCCTCTTCTGATCCCCAAGGGAGGCTCTTCATCGACTTCTCGAGCTGAAACCTCTGATCAATTCGCTTGAGGAAATAACCGTACATCACAGATGCAGCATAAACTTGGCCAACTCGGAGCTTACTTATGGCTGCAATGGTGGCATCAGCTCGCCTTTGCCCCAGAATGAGAGCCAGATGGTTCTCGATCATTTCATAGGCCTCACACGAGTGCAAACGCTCAAGCCTCTCTTCCACAGTTTCTGTCCATTGATCAACTCTTCCAGAAGAAACAATGGAGTGAGAGAGCGCTGGAACCAAAGAAACACCAGCTTCAACAAACTTCTGAACAACCAGAGCGTAGAGTATCTCCTCCAAGGTCCTTCTCCgctccttttcctttacctCAGCAATCCGCCTATTAATCCAGAAAAAGGGAAAATTTAGCCAAGATTTCTCTAACTCAGATGAAACTATTAGTTCATTATTAGAAGTAACCAAGATTGAACTTTCAGTGGAGTACAAATGGAACCCGGAGTTCCCCTGTATTGGAAGCTATGATTCAGGAAAACAATTCTAAACCACAACTGTCAATTTCTCATCAATGAAATATGATAGCTCCACCCTAATAAAACAGGCTAGAATTTTTTCTCGGCTACATGGAGAGACTCCCCCAggcattttttaaatttaaggtAGGGGAATACCAAACCCTGACTGAATAGGAAACTCGCTGGGAGGTACCCACAAACTAGCGCCCCGGGTTCGAGCCCGGGTGGCCGTCCTCTCTACTAAAGGTACTAGCTCAGTTTGCAAGCAGGCTAGAATTATTCACACTTTCTTCTCTATGCATAACACAATTGACAATCAGTTCATGGCCATCCCTCCAAACAtttctttagatttttttaactcACATAATGTTTAAGTAGCTCAACAAGGATCCATAAAATACAATATTTAATTTGCTCTGGATGAAGCATGTCTGCTGGCCTTGATAGCTTGACAGTTGTACAATTGCTATGTGACAGTCTGTATGCGTGGTCTCTTAATACGCAATCGGATAACTCGCAATAAATATCTTTATCAAAATCTTACCCCTTACAGCTAGATGTACCGAAAGTAACAAGGGCAATGGATTCATTGACCAAAAACCACAATTACCTGTACAGCACGAGGTCGCCACCTGACGGTGCTGGCTTGTCGCTGCCGGCGTTCTCCTTGCCCTTCTCCTTCTCGACCTCTCGGTCGGTCTGGAGCTGCTCGAGCTgctgctcggcggcggcgggcagcAGGTGCGGGTGCGTGAGCAGAATCTGCGAGAGGAACTGCCCTGCCGCCGACTCCATCCGGAGCGGCGCGATCGACGAGGACGGCGGTAGCGACTCCGAGGGGGACCAGGACGCCCTGACCACACTGCTTCGCCTCCTAGAGGTGAGCTGCTGCCGACCGAGACCCTGCGGGTAGCATCCGGCACAAGAACGCGTATCAGGAAACCAATCCATTTCCATGCTCAAACGAATTTAAACATCAACAACCGAATCTTTTGAAGAACTAAAATGGACAAGTCGCGGGATAAACACACCAAGAGCCAAGCAACCCAAACAAGTGAAATCATTCACTCCTCGAACAGTTAAAGGATAAAAAACCAGGAAATGAATAAGAACGCTAAAAAGGAAATAGAGGTAAGATCTAAATTTTTTCTTCCTAATACAACCATGCACTCCCGAGACCACAAGCTATAGCCGCAAGAGACAACCCGAAGCTCCTCCCTACCTTGATGGAGCCGAACGCGATGTTGCGCCTCCGATCGAAGCGGAGCGAGCTCGCGCCCGGGAACGCCGGCCGCCGcgaggggccggcggcggcggcgggcgaccTGAGCGCCGCGGCTACTGCCTCCATCGGTTGATTCGAAGCTTGGACGGCACGAATCTGCTCGGAACCCGTGCACCCGAATTCGCGGGTTCGGGGGTTGCGCAATTGGGGATCTTCTCTTCGGTGGTTGGTAGGAGACTGGGAGTTGAGGTTGAGGAGAGCAGAGCTTTTGGGGGCTCCACTTATACAGGGGTAGGACCGCCGGCTCGCTGGCTGGTTGGGCGAATAGATcgaaatttgcaaaattttataaaaaattcggttattttttatctttatgGGTTTTAAATGTTAGtgagagaaaattttgaaattagatattttatttttctcctaaatttattaaattttgaCATTCATTTTAATACCGGGTCCGAGCGCGCGGACGAAAACCAAGCAGCGGTCGCCGTGTTCTTTCTTCTTCGCTCGTGTTAGAACAGCGAGcgaaattaattttcttttccctttttcctgGTCAACATTATTCATGTGAAAGAGTTCGTTTTCGAGGGGAAATAAATGAAGAGCGAAACGTACACGCAGGTTGGGAAATTACGGGTGATGGAGCAGGTGGCACGGTACTGGCCTATATGGTTCCCATGTTGAGGCACGGATTGCAGTTCAGAAATTTCACATAAATTTTGCATTGAACAGTCTAACTTTTAAAGAGTTGAGAAAATTACTGCATTCCAACAGAGTCTAAGCAATAGCCGACTGAACAGGTCAAAATATtccatctattatattattatttaaatatgaGAAAGAACTATCATATTCATTTTTAAGATCACAAAATTACTACGAGCATTTAACGACCTAGACTAAATCAAAAGTTcctatcaaatacgattaataactagttaaatttagaattaaaaattataaaaaattagcaggTCTATTCCATATgattgggaagcaaaatatctaaataaatagttaaaaaataaaattattaataaaaagagactaatttttaatcaaatagtatcatgataaaatattacatcgAGGCTAGCCACATATTAGCATGAGCCACTTGCTAATTAAAAAAAGATCAAGCTTACCATCTATTAATGGAAGATTTAAGAATTTGTCACTATTAAGATTGTTACTTTCAGTTACCACCATATCTGACTAATATGTGGAATCGCCTGTGTCTATGACAATGGAGGTGGCAAATCATGAAGTGTCAATCATATTATTAATTTGATTCATGCCATTATAAATATCACAGTTTTGAAATATGACATTACAAATCCGTTATTTGAAAATATGCCATTACATATCTCTTGAAATTATATTCATACCATTGTCGTTATAATTCAGGCACATCTTGTAATGGTATAGATCCAATTTCAGAAGATTTGTAATGGCATGAATTCAAATTTCAGGAGATTCGTAATGGCATGGAGCCAATTTTAAGAGATTTATAATGCTATGTTTCCAAATATCAAATTTGTAATGACATATTTCAAAACCGTGATATTTATAATAGTATGAATCTAATTAGCCATTTTTTCTAAGGTAATATAATGGACTAATAGAGTGTAGGACTCAATGACTGCCGAAGCACCTTGCACTAGGCTCACGAAATAGCACATGTGGTGCTGTTGCTGTAGAATTCCAGCGTAGAACGGTCTACAGTGGGAGTGATtggtttttttaaagataaaagaAGTTTTTATTCTGGCCTTTGCAAAAGGTTTGCACCTAAACATTCATTATTATAAGTTCTTTCCAAAGGAAGTAAAGAAAATACCAACAAATAGCATTGAGTCATACGCTCAAAACATGAGGGAAAATACATTAAAGACATAGCCTATTAGTAAATATCCACCCATGCTTGACAAATATCTCTATGATTATCGTCTCCAAGGTATGACATGCCCACTTCATCCTCACTCTCACATCCTCCTTTTGGAGCAAGGACCAAAAGCGGATCCAATACGCCCCCTAAATATTACCTACATGTAAGATCATGATTGAACTTCATAAAAAAACCATGTTATTTCTGCTCAACCATACCATCCAACACAAAGCACTTGCCCCAACTAAAATTTAGGTCTCCATGTTGAGTCAACATTTTGTAGCCAACTTCCAAACAAATTAGCTATACTCGTTGGTGGTTATAACCCAAAAACAATCTGAATGGTTCTCCAAATAAACTTAGAAAATTGgcattaaaaaatatgatggaTAGTTTCCTTTTTTACTACAGAAACAACGTTGTTCACTACCTTGCCAATTGCGCTCAACGAGATTATCCTTTGTGAAAATCACACCTCTAATCAAGTAtcatagaaaaatataaattttcatCGGAAGCTTGAGTTTCCATAAGAAGCTAGTAGGAGGAGCAATATCTTGATTAAATAGAGCAGTATCCATAGAGCAAACAGAAAATAGGCCACTCTTAGTTAGCATCAATTTGAAAAAATCGGACTGGTCATTAAGATGCACTAACGCTACTCTCTTTACCAATTCATTCCATTTAACAATTTTATCCCCCATCAACGTCCTACGAAAGGATACATTAAGAGGCTCATAACCAATGGTATGTGCTATCGTATCCTATTTCTCTTGTGCTATGTTATATAAAGATAGATATTGATACTTAAGTGGAGTGGCGCCGAGCCACCTGTCTTCCCAAAATTGAATTTGAGTACCATTGTTCAAAATAAAAGTCCCAAAACTTAAAAATTGATCTCGGGCCTTCATAAGGCCTGACAAAAAATATGAGTCACCCGGTTTCCATTGCACCTCTCCAATGGTTTTCTTTTTTAAGTACTTCCTCCTTAAGATATCTTGCCAAACCCCATTCTCATTGATAAGCTTAAAAAGCCACTTACTTAGTAGATATTGATTTTTGTATAGTTAAGACCTTGATTCCAAGTCCTTTCTGTTCTTTGGGTCTACATAAGATTCCTCATTTAACCaatctatattttttcttatgatCATCACTTTGCCAGAAGAAATGTGATCTGTAATAATCTAATTTCTTTAGCACTCCTTAGGAACCTAAAAAAAAGATAGTATGTACATAGCAAGACTACTAAGcactgaatcaaataaaactaaCGACTTCCAACAGTCAATAGTTTCCTTTTCCA
The nucleotide sequence above comes from Phragmites australis chromosome 4, lpPhrAust1.1, whole genome shotgun sequence. Encoded proteins:
- the LOC133915579 gene encoding UV-B-induced protein At3g17800, chloroplastic-like, translated to MEAVAAALRSPAAAAGPSRRPAFPGASSLRFDRRRNIAFGSIKGLGRQQLTSRRRSSVVRASWSPSESLPPSSSIAPLRMESAAGQFLSQILLTHPHLLPAAAEQQLEQLQTDREVEKEKGKENAGSDKPAPSGGDLVLYRRIAEVKEKERRRTLEEILYALVVQKFVEAGVSLVPALSHSIVSSGRVDQWTETVEERLERLHSCEAYEMIENHLALILGQRRADATIAAISKLRVGQVYAASVMYGYFLKRIDQRFQLEKSMKSLPWGSEEEDDALTQVMTTDSRPSAQTSSSHPEMASWTFPNVNTGGPSQAVKPCRLRSYVMSFDSDTLQRYATIRSKEAFGIVEKHTEALFGKPEIVITPEGTVDSSKDEHIRISFAGLRRLILEAVTFGSFLWDVESFVDSRYHFVTN